A part of Saccharomyces paradoxus chromosome I, complete sequence genomic DNA contains:
- the GEM1 gene encoding ERMES complex Ca(2+)-binding regulatory GTPase GEM1 (Outer mitochondrial membrane GTPase, subunit of the ERMES complex~similar to YAL048C), which produces MTKETIRVVICGDEGVGKSSLVVSLTKAEFIPTIQDVLPPISIPRDFSSSPSYSPTNTVLIDTSDSDLIALDHELKSADVIWLVYCDHESYEHVSLFWLPHFRSLGLNIPVILCKNKCDSISNANANAMAASENSDDDIDTKVEDEEFIPILMEFKEIDTCIKTSAKTQFDLNQAFYLCQRAITHPISPLFDAMVGELKPLAVMALKRIFLLCDLNQDSYLDDNEILNLQKKCFNKSIDVNELNFIKDLLLDISKHDQEYVNRKLYVPGKGITKDGFLVLNKIYAERGRHETTWAILRTFHYTDSLCINDKILHPKLVVPDTSSVELSPKGYRFLVDIFLKFDIDNDGGLNNQELHRLFKCTPGLPKLWTSTNFPFSTVVNNKGCITLQGWLAQWSMTTFLNYSITTAYLVYFGFQEDARLALQVTKPRKMRRRSGKLYRSNINDRKVFNCFVIGKPCCGKSSLLEAFLGRSFSEEYSPTIKPRIAVNSLELKGGKQYYLILQELGEQEYAILENKDKLKECDVICLTYDSSDPESFSYLVSLLDKFTHLQDLPLVFVASKADLDKQQQRCQIQPDELADELFVNHPLHISSRWLSSLNELFIKITEAALDPGKNTPGLPEETASKDVDYRQTALIFGSTVGFVALCSFTLMKLFKSSKFHK; this is translated from the coding sequence ATGACTAAAGAAACGATTCGTGTAGTGATTTGCGGCGATGAAGGGGTCGGTAAATCCAGTCTGGTTGTATCATTAACAAAAGCTGAATTCATACCGACCATACAGGACGTTCTGCCCCCCATCAGCATCCCAAGAGATTTCTCATCATCGCCTTCATATTCTCCTACGAATACAGTACTTATAGACACCTCAGATTCGGACCTTATAGCTTTAGACCATGAGTTGAAGTCCGCAGACGTCATTTGGCTTGTGTATTGCGATCACGAATCGTATGAACATGTCTCCCTCTTTTGGTTGCCTCATTTCAGGTCTCTGGGGTTGAATATTCCTGTCATTCTctgcaaaaataaatgcGATTCCATATCGAATGCCAATGCTAATGCAATGGCAGCGTCAGAAAAtagtgatgatgatattgataCCAAAgtggaagatgaagaatttattCCAATCCTGATGGAATTTAAAGAAATCGACACCTGCATTAAGACAAGTGCCAAGACTCAATTTGATCTTAACCAGGCGTTTTATCTTTGCCAAAGAGCCATAACACACCCAATATCACCTTTATTCGATGCCATGGTAGGTGAACTAAAGCCACTAGCTGTCATGGCcttaaaaagaatttttcttttgtgcGATTTAAACCAGGATTCATACTTAGATGATAACGAGATCTTGAATTTACAAAAGAAGTGCTTCAATAAGAGCATTGATGTAAACGAACTAAATTTCATAAAAGATTTGCTTCTCGATATTTCTAAACACGATCAAGAGTACGTTAACCGTAAGCTATACGTGCCTGGAAAAGGCATCACGAAGGATGGTTTCCTTGTactaaacaaaatatacGCCGAAAGAGGGAGACATGAGACTACATGGGCTATACTAAGGACCTTTCACTACACAGATTCCTTGTGTATCAATGACAAAATTCTTCATCCGAAGTTGGTTGTTCCTGACACTTCCAGCGTGGAATTGAGCCCCAAGGGGTACCGATTTCTTgtagatatttttttaaagtttgATATCGACAATGATGGTGGTTTGAATAATCAAGAGTTACATCGTCTATTTAAGTGCACACCTGGGCTACCCAAGCTATGGACCTCAACAAATTTCCCCTTCTCCACTGTTGTAAACAACAAAGGCTGCATCACCTTACAAGGCTGGTTAGCACAATGGAGTATGACGACTTTCTTGAACTATAGCATAACTACCGCGTACTTGGTGTATTTTGGCTTTCAGGAGGATGCAAGACTGGCTCTACAAGTAACCAAGCCAAGGAAAATGAGACGCCGTTCCGGGAAACTTTATAGATCTAATATCAATGACAGGAAAGTCTTTAATTGCTTTGTCATTGGAAAGCCATGCTGCGGGAAAAGCTCTTTACTAGAGGCCTTCTTGGGCAGATCGTTCTCAGAGGAGTATTCTCCAACGATCAAACCAAGAATTGCAGTCAACAGTTTGGAATTGAAAGGTGGGAAACAGTACTATTTGATTTTGCAAGAACTTGGAGAACAAGAATATGCCATACTAGAGAATAAAGATAAGTTAAAAGAATGTGATGTAATCTGTCTAACATACGATTCCAGTGACCCAGAATCGTTCTCATACTTAGTTTCGCTTCTGGACAAATTTACCCATTTACAAGATCTACCGTTGGTATTCGTAGCCTCTAAGGCTGATCTAGATAAACAGCAACAAAGGTGTCAAATCCAACCAGATGAACTAGCGGATGAGCTCTTTGTGAACCATCCACTGCACATATCATCGCGGTGGCTAAGTTCACTCAACGAATTGTTCATAAAAATTACAGAAGCCGCTCTTGATCCAGGTAAGAACACTCCCGGATTGCCAGAAGAAACCGCATCGAAAGATGTCGATTACAGGCAAACGGCTCTAATTTTTGGGTCCACTGTGGGTTTCGTGGCGCTATGCTCCTTCACACTGATGAAACTATTTAAATCATCAAAGTTCCACAAATAA
- the BOL1 gene encoding Bol1p (similar to YAL044W) yields the protein MFKRAMSTDGPVARTILKRLERGFPDYKNFAFGLYNDSHKHKGHAGVQGNVSAETHFRIEMVSKKFEGLKLPQRHRMVYSLLQDEMAQTNGIHALQLSLKTPQEYESKAK from the coding sequence atgttCAAGAGAGCAATGAGCACAGATGGTCCCGTGGCACGTACCATCCTGAAGAGACTGGAACGTGGTTTTCCAGATTACAAAAACTTTGCATTTGGCCTCTATAACGACTCTCACAAGCATAAGGGCCATGCTGGTGTGCAGGGGAATGTCTCTGCTGAGACACATTTCCGAATCGAGATGGTTAGTAAAAAGTTTGAGGGTCTAAAACTTCCACAACGCCATCGTATGGTTTATTCTCTCTTGCAAGACGAGATGGCGCAGACGAACGGTATCCATGCTTTACAATTATCACTAAAGACCCCACAGGAGTATGAGTCCAAGGCCAAATAG
- the AIM2 gene encoding protein AIM2 (Cytoplasmic protein involved in mitochondrial function or organization~similar to YAL049C), with the protein MASHQPGKCCFEGVYHDGTAKGCYEEIFGLDTYATGSTSPNEKVIVILTDVYGNKFNNVLLTADKFADAGYMVFVPDILFGDAIPLDKPIDRDAWLQRHSPEVTKKIVDGFMKLLKLEYDPKFIGVVGYCFGAKFAVQHINGKVGLANAAAIAHPSFVSIEEIEAIDSKRPLLISAAEEDHIFPANLRHLTEEKLKDNHAIYQLDLFSGVAHGFAARGDVSIPAVKYAKEKVLLDQIYWFDHFSKV; encoded by the coding sequence ATGGCATCTCATCAACCTGGCAAGTGCTGCTTTGAAGGAGTTTATCATGATGGAACTGCCAAGGGCTGTTATGAAGAAATCTTCGGCTTGGATACATATGCAACAGGCTCTACATCCCCTAATGAGAAAGTTATTGTTATCTTGACAGATGTGTACGGCAACAAATTCAACAACGTTCTGTTGACGGCCGACAAATTTGCTGACGCTGGGTACATGGTCTTTGTGCCCGATATTCTGTTCGGTGATGCTATTCCATTGGATAAACCAATTGATCGCGATGCCTGGTTACAAAGGCATTCTCCCGAAGTCACCAAGAAAATTGTTGATGGATTCATGAAGTTGTTAAAACTTGAATATGATCCGAAGTTTATTGGCGTTGTGGGTTACTGTTTTGGTGCAAAGTTCGCCGTTCAACACATTAATGGCAAGGTGGGTCTCGCCAACGCTGCAGCCATCGCACATCCCTCTTTCGTTAGCATTGAGGAAATTGAAGCGATTGATAGCAAAAGACCATTATTGATTTCAGCAGCTGAAGAGGATCACATCTTTCCGGCAAACTTAAGACACTTgacagaagaaaaactaaaagATAACCACGCTATTTACCAGTTGGACCTCTTCAGTGGTGTAGCTCACGGATTTGCTGCAAGAGGCGATGTATCCATCCCAGCCGTAAAATATGCGAAGGAGAAGGTCTTGCTCGATCAAATATATTGGTTCGATCATTTTTCGAAAGTTTAA
- the SPC72 gene encoding gamma-tubulin complex subunit SPC72 (Component of the cytoplasmic Tub4p (gamma-tubulin) complex~similar to YAL047C) produces MVRRWIPSSRYLRNNDNIDDDDDSEFTNSMDSGMSIPSFRDSVTTRSSHNDPMKPSLGNDSNKVKNLEKELTNAKIKIQVLYEYIRRISNKDGNAPSMANDADFKNSIIEGLNLEINKLKQSLKTRETEYQDTLQFVQENLENSESIVNTINHLLSFILTHFDGQDENAHLLDKEEREGLEETLELSSDYVLEKMDTLSKFIMQFLQDFLHSKGQAEPKEDEEEFRSLAQSSPARSHFESKGSLSSEQDDADSGFQNDEIHDNNNQIDTENVMANSTSLPISTVESHFEKTLDTQLEIVIENLHKEYDQFINSIRLKFEKSQKLEKMIASKLNEQSHLLDSLELEENSNSVIQKQDHLISQLKEKIESQSALIKNLEKLKKDISRMEQNEKVLTKELETQTKINKLKENNWDSYINDLEKQINDLQIDKSEEFQIIQNQLDKLDLENYQLKNQLNTLDNQNLILSQYETNFIKFNQNLLLHLDSVFRILQKILQESSIVQFDRKMKSIKSIPNVLKNLNTIQPKLESLYTFIETALESIIDSYISSLIAMETPEQQHQQDDEPAAAPNKELSLRIEELQRRWISERERRKLDANASEARIKALEQENESLRSKLFNLSINNS; encoded by the coding sequence ATGGTACGTCGATGGATTCCTAGTAGCAGGTATCTCCGTAATAACGACAACattgatgacgatgacgacAGCGAGTTCACGAACTCGATGGATTCTGGGATGTCTATACCATCGTTCAGGGACTCTGTGACCACGAGGTCATCTCATAACGATCCCATGAAGCCCAGCCTGGGGAACGATTCCAACaaagtcaaaaatttggagaAAGAATTGACTAATGCCAAAATCAAGATCCAAGTGCTCTATGAATACATTCGCAGAATCTCCAATAAGGATGGCAATGCACCATCAATGGCCAATGACGCTGACTTTAAAAATTCGATTATCGAAGGTCTAAATCTCgaaataaacaaattgaaacaGAGTTTGAAGACGAGGGAGACTGAGTACCAAGATACACTACAATTTGTTCAGGagaatttggaaaattcagAAAGTATAGTAAATACAATCAACCATCTACTGTCCTTTATATTGACGCATTTTGATGGGcaagatgaaaatgctCATCTTCTTGATAAAGAGGAGAGGGAAGGCCTGGAGGAAACTTTAGAATTGAGCTCCGATTACgtacttgaaaaaatggataCTTTATCCAAATTCATCATGCAATTCTTGCAGGATTTTTTGCATTCCAAAGGTCAAGCAGAACCAAAAGAGGATGAGGAAGAATTCCGTTCACTGGCTCAGTCTTCTCCTGCAAGATCACACTTCGAAAGCAAGGGTTCGCTATCAAGTGAGCAGGATGATGCTGATAGTGGATTCCagaatgatgaaattcaTGACAATAACAATCAAATTGATACAGAGAATGTAATGGCAAACAGTACTTCCTTACCCATTTCAACCGTCGAGTCTCATTTCGAGAAAACCTTGGACACTCAATTGGAGATTGtgattgaaaatttacACAAGGAATATGATCAATTTATAAATTCCATTAGActaaaatttgaaaaatcgCAAAAATTAGAGAAGATGATAGCGTCCAAACTAAATGAGCAATCTCATCTGCTGGATTCCTtagaattggaagaaaactCTAATTCGGTCATACAAAAACAAGATCATTTGATATCTCaattgaaggaaaagatCGAATCACAATCTGCCTTGATAAAGAATTTAgaaaagttgaagaaagataTTAGTAGAATGGAACAAAATGAGAAAGTTTTAACCAAAGAACTGGAAACTCAGACAAAGATTAATaaactaaaagaaaataattgGGACAGCTACATCAATGACTTAGAAAAGCAAATTAATGACCTTCAAATCGATAAATCAGAAGAATTCCAAATAATACAAAACCAATTAGACAAATTAGATCTGGAGAattatcaattgaaaaaccaATTGAATACTTTGGACAATCAAAATTTAATACTATCCCAATATGAGACCAATTTCATCAAGTTCAATCAGAATCTTTTATTACATCTTGACAGTGTTTTCCGTATCCTTCAGAAAATCTTACAAGAAAGCTCTATAGTCCAGTTTGACAGGAAGATGAAATCAATAAAATCAATACCAAATGTGCTGAAAAACCTGAATACGATTCAGCCCAAACTAGAGTCACTTTACACTTTTATAGAGACTGCACTAGAATCCATAATAGATTCATATATCTCTTCGCTGATTGCCATGGAAACTCCAGAGCAGCAACATCAACAGGACGATGAACCAGCGGCTGCTCCAAATAAAGAACTGAGCTTACGAATAGAGGAGTTGCAAAGAAGATGGATATCCGAAAGAGAAAGACGAAAGCTGGATGCAAACGCTTCAGAAGCTCGGATCAAGGCCTTAGAACAGGAAAACGAGTCATTGAGATCAAAACTTTTCAACCTATCCATCAATAATTCTTAA
- the OAF1 gene encoding oleate-activated transcription factor OAF1 (Oleate-activated transcription factor~similar to YAL051W), producing the protein MVDNSTQQAPHVGNGDNSTTKPYSEAFFLGFNNPTPGLEAEHSSTSPAPENSETHNRKRNRISFVCQACRKSKTKCDREKPECGRCIKHGLKCVYDVSKQPAPRIPSKDAIISRLEKDMLYWKDKAMKLLTEREVDESGKRSASPINTSKANGESPDTKRLHKMETIYDQSANEDVNSGDRNDIEINLYRSHPTMIMSKVMKREVKPLSENYIIIQDCFLKILVTSVFLDTSKNTMIPALTANANITRAQPSVANNLLKLKEMLIRQCQTEDEKNRVNEFTDRILQNTNSNRNLKIGMLLSMLYNSVGYQYLEDHCPQGGEYSDLLRSLIAECEAILPSYEIIECYKNHFYEYVYPSLPFIELEIFEESLSQTIFPDPNNPSKVKIRMGSTHLRAKVENLSLLLVILKLSYMSIRFLDHKTADSSYYLSKEIIDKYPIPNDFILLSQRCLASENWCACANENIISCLLYIWSFFAFSPEEGDFFLEHPTDVISSLIMMLSTSIGLHRDPSDFPQLISPSTSDKRTLNHRRILWLSIVTVCSFEASLKGRHSVSPISLMALFLNIKDPDSLTVYMNRVRGDLSDLNNHKLLRIHEFTFKRAQLALLLSDLDNLTMTYYGSFHLHSIEFIREKIEIFVEENFPIAPLKSVAQDKSDLDDANVIAEMNILSSENSSSFHNRIMNKLLMLRTSMAIFLHFESQITKDESIFPFYKKYFMVSCMDALSLINYFNKFFNGEYRHAISSLTSFNVTKFIQLALSSTIFSLLGIILRIGLAIHMLSSEVQKLSATTDARIKELNAKVEKFSILQRDLESALEGIYCSASEHLRFTYFPVFKMLALFDVIVQRMRKGELWHGIFTMIQMEQMHSRIIKTLSITLGVKLDKKDRLLEELMASNHVASFSVEDIDELNGNIKKEIQISSGLKPPVNTIDLSNGEPFGSAAPTITKTWSSSLDNLEKLSSAAAVGQNLDYNSGLRQGPLAGGGSKEQTPMARINSLNNSVNATPIVDNSSGSQLPNGFDRSQANDTPFPGYFGGLDLFDYDFLFGNDFA; encoded by the coding sequence ATGGTCGACAATAGTACGCAGCAGGCTCCACATGTCGGAAATGGTGATAATAGCACTACCAAGCCATATTCAGAGGCATTTTTCTTAGGGTTTAATAATCCAACGCCTGGATTAGAAGCTGAACACTCAAGCACATCGCCTGCCCCCGAGAACTCCGAAACACACAAtaggaaaagaaacagaatATCATTTGTCTGTCAGGCTTGCAGGAAGTCAAAAACAAAGTGTGATAGAGAAAAACCTGAATGTGGTCGATGCATCAAACATGGGTTGAAATGTGTTTATGACGTATCAAAGCAACCGGCACCCCGAATCCCCAGTAAAGACGCCATTATATCAAGATTGGAAAAGGATATGCTCTACTGGAAGGATAAAGCTATGAAGCTACTAACGGAAAGAGAGGTGGATGAATCAGGTAAGAGATCAGCAAGTCCGATCAATACGAGTAAGGCCAACGGGGAAAGTCCTGATACCAAGAGGCTACATAAAATGGAAACTATATACGATCAAAGTGCTAACGAAGACGTAAACAGTGGCGATAgaaatgatattgaaatCAACTTGTATAGGAGTCATCCAACCATGATTATGAGTAAAGTCatgaaaagagaagttAAGCCGTTGTCTGaaaattatattataatcCAGGACtgttttttgaaaatcttgGTTACTTCGGTATTCCTTGACACTTCAAAGAACACAATGATACCGGCATTGACGGCAAACGCCAATATTACGAGAGCTCAGCCCAGTGTAGCAAACAAtctcttgaaattgaaagaaatgcTGATTAGACAATGTCAAACCGAAGATGAGAAAAACCGTGTTAACGAATTTACTGATAGGATACTACAAAatacaaattcaaataGAAACTTGAAAATCGGTATGCTATTATCGATGCTTTACAATTCCGTTGGGTACCAATATTTGGAAGATCATTGCCCTCAGGGTGGCGAATATTCGGATTTACTGAGAAGTTTAATCGCTGAATGTGAGGCTATTTTGCCATCTTACGAAATCATTGAATGCTACAAAAACCACTTTTATGAATACGTTTATCCAAGTTTACCGTTCATTGAATTAgaaatatttgaagaatctTTAAGCCAAACAATTTTTCCCGACCCAAACAATCCCTCCAAAGTGAAAATACGGATGGGGAGCACACATTTGAGAGCTAAAGTGGAAAACTTGAGTCTTTTATTGGTTATCTTGAAACTTTCATACATGTCAATAAGATTCTTAGACCATAAAACAGCAGATTCGAGTTATTATCTTTCAAAGGAaataattgataaataCCCAATACCGAACGACTTTATCTTATTAAGTCAAAGATGCTTGGCATCCGAAAATTGGTGTGCATGCGCTAATGAGAACATCATATCATGTTTATTATATATCTGGTCGTTTTTCGCCTTTTCTCCTGAAGAGGGAGATTTCTTTCTCGAGCATCCTACCGATGTTATTAGTAGTTTAATAATGATGCTTTCCACCTCCATCGGTCTTCATAGAGATCCTTCAGATTTCCCTCAATTGATTTCTCCGTCCACCTCAGATAAAAGAACGTTAAATCATAGAAGAATACTCTGGTTGAGTATCGTCACCGTTTGTTCGTTTGAAGCAAGTCTCAAGGGTAGACATTCGGTCTCACCGATATCTTTGATGGCATTATTCTTGAATATTAAGGATCCTGATTCTCTGACGGTATACATGAACCGAGTAAGGGGTGATTTAAGCGATCTCAATAATCATAAACTTCTGAGAATTCATGAATTTACATTTAAGCGAGCCCAGCTGGCGTTACTCTTATCGGATTTAGACAACTTAACGATGACTTATTATGGCAGTTTTCATCTGCATTCAATCGAATTCATTAGGGAAAAGATTGAGATTTTTGTGGAGGAGAATTTTCCCATAGCGCCATTGAAAAGTGTTGCACAGGATAAGTCGGATCTTGATGATGCTAATGTGATTGCAGAAATGAACATACTGTCTTCAgaaaattcttcttcatttcaCAATCGAATAATGAATAAATTATTGATGTTGAGAACTTCAATGGCTATATTCTTGCATTTTGAATCACAGATTACTAAGGATGAAAGTATCTTCCcattttacaagaaataCTTCATGGTTAGCTGTATGGATGCGTTGTCATTAATCAActatttcaataaatttttcaacggAGAATATCGACACGCAATTTCGTCTTTAACCAGTTTCAATGTTACAAAGTTTATTCAATTAGCTCTATCCAGCACAATTTTCAGTCTATTAGGAATTATACTGAGGATAGGTTTGGCCATCCATATGTTATCTTCTGAAGTACAAAAGTTATCGGCAACAACAGATGCAAGGATAAAAGAGTTAAATGccaaagttgaaaaatttagtATCCTACAAAGAGATCTCGAGTCCGCCTTGGAGGGGATATATTGCTCTGCTTCGGAACATTTAAGATTCACCTACTTCCCCGTTTTTAAGATGCTAGCTTTATTCGATGTCATTGTTCAAAGAATGAGAAAGGGTGAACTATGGCACGGCATATTTACCATGATCCAGATGGAGCAAATGCATTCTAGAATAATTAAGACATTGAGCATTACATTAGGCGTTAAGTTAGATAAGAAGGATCGACTGCTAGAGGAATTGATGGCATCCAACCATGTCGCAAGTTTTAGTGTTGAAGATATAGATGAGCTGAATGgcaatatcaaaaaagaaattcaaatttccTCGGGATTGAAGCCCCCTGTAAACACGATTGATTTATCTAACGGCGAACCATTCGGGAGTGCTGCCCCCACCATCACCAAGACATGGAGTTCATCTTTAGACAATTTAGAAAAACTATCATCGGCAGCTGCAGTTGGTCAAAATTTGGACTACAACAGTGGTTTGCGTCAGGGTCCTTTGGCAGGTGGTGgttcaaaagaacaaaCGCCAATGGCTCGAATAAATAGTTTGAACAATTCTGTCAATGCTACACCAATTGTCGATAATTCATCTGGGTCGCAACTTCCTAACGGGTTTGATAGAAGTCAAGCAAATGACACTCCTTTTCCAGGTTATTTTGGAGGTTTGGATTTATTTGATTATGACTTTTTGTTTGGAAATGATTTCGCTTAA
- the BOL3 gene encoding Bol3p (Protein involved in mitochondrial function or organization~similar to YAL046C) codes for MKRSQTMLRSISVKNARWPTILTGPKLWYSTQMAMTPEEEMITDKLQQELEPEVCKVQDVSGGCGSMFAINITSKKFNGLSLIKQHQLVNRILKDDISRWHGLQLTTKKASGKGPASS; via the coding sequence ATGAAGCGCTCACAGACCATGCTACGTTCTATATCTGTCAAGAATGCCCGGTGGCCAACGATCTTGACGGGTCCAAAGCTTTGGTACTCCACGCAGATGGCAATGACCCCGGAAGAGGAGATGATCACGGATAAACTACAACAGGAACTGGAACCTGAAGTATGTAAAGTGCAAGACGTTTCCGGTGGCTGTGGGTCCATGTTTGCCATCAACATAACAAGCAAAAAGTTCAACGGACTGAGTCTCATCAAGCAGCACCAGCTAGTGAACAGAATTTTGAAGGATGATATTTCCAGATGGCATGGCCTGCAATTGACCACTAAGAAGGCAAGTGGGAAGGGTCCGGCATCTTCATGA
- the GCV3 gene encoding glycine decarboxylase subunit H (H subunit of the mitochondrial glycine decarboxylase complex~similar to YAL044C) — MLRTTRLWTTRMPTVGKLFLRNSSSNALNKNKLPFLYSSQGPQAVRYTAQHEWIAVHQDQTAFVGITKYATDALGDATYVELPEVGTEIAQGESLGSIESVKSASEIYQPADGTVEEINTNLEENPGVVNEDPMGDGWLVKMKLGEGVNVEQVEGLMSLEQYEKTLVHDD, encoded by the coding sequence ATGTTACGCACTACTAGATTATGGACCACCCGCATGCCCACCGTGGGCAAGTTgtttttgagaaacagcTCCAGCAATGCCctgaacaagaacaaaCTACCATTCTTGTACTCATCCCAAGGGCCTCAAGCAGTGAGATACACTGCCCAACATGAGTGGATAGCTGTGCATCAGGACCAGACTGCCTTTGTCGGAATTACAAAGTACGCCACTGATGCCCTCGGGGACGCTACCTATGTTGAGTTACCAGAGGTGGGTACCGAGATTGCCCAAGGTGAGTCGCTAGGGTCCATCGAGTCCGTCAAATCAGCTTCTGAGATCTATCAGCCTGCCGATGGTACCGTGGAGGAAATCAACACTAATCTCGAGGAAAATCCAGGTGTGGTGAATGAAGACCCTATGGGTGACGGCTGGCTAGTCAAGATGAAGCTTGGTGAAGGCGTTAATGTGGAACAGGTCGAGGGTCTAATGTCCTTAGAACAGTACGAAAAGACGCTGGTTCATGATGACTAA